Below is a genomic region from Bradyrhizobium sp. 1(2017).
TGGCCGGACAGCAGACGGCGCAGATGCACGCCGACAATCTCGCGGCGGTACCAGGCGCTGCTGAGCGCGTTGTCGGATGGCGATGTTCCCTCGGACGCTGCGGATGCGGCCGCCGCGATGGTCGCGGCATCCAGCGAGCGGCCTTCGAGCGCACGTTCCGCTCCCTTGGCACGGATCTGGGTCGGCGCCATCGAGCCCAGCGCGATCCGGGCGCCGGCAATGCGGCCGCCGCTGACCGGCAGATGTGCGGCCAGCGTGATGACCGAGCCACCTTTCGGCTTGATGCGGGCCACCTTGCGATAACGAAAGGCCTCAGCGCTCGCCGGTCGGGTGCAGGAGACCGAGAGCACCAGCGCGCCGGACTGCCGCTCGCGCGATTGCAGGAACTCCTCGATCGCGACGTCACGGGCGCCGAAGCTGCCTTGCACCGCGACCGTTGCGTCGAGCGCCAGCAGCGCCACGGTGAAATCGCCGTAGGGGTTCGGCGCGAAGAGATTGCCGCCGACCGTGCCCATGTTGCGCACGGCGGGGCCTCCGATCGAACGGGCGGGTGCGTGCAGGAAGGCGAGGTCGCGTTCGGCGAGGACGCGCGCGAAGCTGACGCCGGCTCCCAGCGTGACGCGCGGGCCCGACGCGTCGATCCGGGTCAGCGCCTGGTCGCTGGCGCGAACGATGGTCGATACCGACACGTCGCCCTCGTTGAGCGCCCGCATCACCAGCGTGCCGCCGCCGAGATAGCGGGCGCTGCGATCCGAAGATAATGCCCCGGCGGCCTCGCCGGCACTGGCAAAGGTTTTCACCGTTACAGCCATGGCTAGGCGACCTCCTTCAGGTGGCGGCGGATTGCCTCGAATCCGGCCTGGTAGATGTCTTCCGCGACCATATGGGTGATGCGGTCCTTGTCCTCAGGTCTGGTGGTGAAGCGCGATTCCCAATGCCAGAAGGTGCGGTCGCCGTCGGTCACCGGCAACAGGCGGACATGAGCGACGTAGTTGAACATCGGCACCGGCGTATCGAGCAGGCAATAGCTGAAGGATTGTTCGAGGTCGGAGAGCGCGAGCAATTGCTCGCGCAGCTCGGAACCATCCCTGAGCTTGAAGCGCCTGACGCAGCCGATCTTGTCGGCGGATTGCGCGCGCTCGATCGAGGAGGTCGCGACCGCCGGATGCCAGCGGTCGTGGCCGTTGAAATCCCGCAGCACGCTCCACGCCGCGTCCGTCGGGGCGTCCAAGATCGTGCTCTTGACGATATGCGGCACGCCTAGCCTCCGAACACGCGCTTCAGGGCGTCGAAGCCGCCCTGAAAGACGCCGCCGCCGATATTGCTGACGAGCTCGGTTTCCCGCTCGGGCGCGCAGTCGAATTCGGCGGTCCATTCCATGAAGGTCTGGTCGCCGTCGGTGACCGGCGTCAGCCGCAGCGTCGCGACGTAGTTCTCGACGCCCATTGGCGATTCCAGGATCGAATAGGTGCAGAACATGTCGTAGTCGGAGAGGCCAAGCAGCTTCTCGCGGATGCGGTCGCCATTGCGCAGGCGGAAATCCCTGACGCAGCCGATCTTGTCGGAGGGCTCGCCGCCCTCGATGCGGCTTTCGGCGATGGCGGGATGCCAGTTCGGCAGGCCGTTGAAGTCGCGCACCCGCGCCCAGACGCGGTCGTTGCGGGCGTTGACGACGGTAGAGACGTAGACGCGGGCCATGGTTCAGACCTCAGCTCTTCTTTCGCGGCCCGCGCTCGGCCGGTGGCTCGCCACCCTCGGCTGCAGGCGGGGAGGCCGCGGGCTTGTCGCCGCCACCGCCGCTCTTGCGTGCGGAATCCTTGATGCCTTGCATGTCGCGGGCCTCGCGGATCAAGCCCGGCATTTTGGCGAGACTGCCGCCCTCGACGCCGATGTCGGACAGGATGGAGTCGATCAGCGGCGCCTGGACCCGGTAGCGCAGCGCCGAATCGATCACCTCGTCGGTGGCGCTGCGGCCGCCGTTGCCGCCATGCCCATTGCCGTTGAGGCCGTCGACCTGGAGAATGCGGATGCCCTCGATCTTTTCCATCGGCTTGACGCTCTCGCGGACGATGCCCTCGATGCGGTCGAGCAGCTTTCTGCGGAACAGCGAGTAGCGCGCCTGGTCGGTGAGCACGTTCTCGGCCTCGTTGAGCATCCGCTGCGCCTCGGCCTCGACCGCG
It encodes:
- a CDS encoding SRPBCC family protein — its product is MARVYVSTVVNARNDRVWARVRDFNGLPNWHPAIAESRIEGGEPSDKIGCVRDFRLRNGDRIREKLLGLSDYDMFCTYSILESPMGVENYVATLRLTPVTDGDQTFMEWTAEFDCAPERETELVSNIGGGVFQGGFDALKRVFGG
- a CDS encoding SRPBCC family protein, which translates into the protein MPHIVKSTILDAPTDAAWSVLRDFNGHDRWHPAVATSSIERAQSADKIGCVRRFKLRDGSELREQLLALSDLEQSFSYCLLDTPVPMFNYVAHVRLLPVTDGDRTFWHWESRFTTRPEDKDRITHMVAEDIYQAGFEAIRRHLKEVA
- a CDS encoding FAD binding domain-containing protein; the protein is MAVTVKTFASAGEAAGALSSDRSARYLGGGTLVMRALNEGDVSVSTIVRASDQALTRIDASGPRVTLGAGVSFARVLAERDLAFLHAPARSIGGPAVRNMGTVGGNLFAPNPYGDFTVALLALDATVAVQGSFGARDVAIEEFLQSRERQSGALVLSVSCTRPASAEAFRYRKVARIKPKGGSVITLAAHLPVSGGRIAGARIALGSMAPTQIRAKGAERALEGRSLDAATIAAAASAASEGTSPSDNALSSAWYRREIVGVHLRRLLSGQE